A section of the Prionailurus bengalensis isolate Pbe53 chromosome C2, Fcat_Pben_1.1_paternal_pri, whole genome shotgun sequence genome encodes:
- the LOC122492308 gene encoding keratin-associated protein 19-7-like, producing the protein MSYYGSYYGGLGYGCGGFGGLGCGCGWGAYRYGCSRPCYYGRYWSSGFY; encoded by the coding sequence ATGAGCTACTACGGCAGCTACTACGGAGGCCTGGGCTACGGCTGTGGAGGCTTCGGCGGCCTGGGCTGCGGCTGTGGCTGGGGAGCCTACAGATATGGCTGCTCTCGTCCCTGTTACTATGGAAGATACTGGTCTTCTGGCTTCTActga